A stretch of Castanea sativa cultivar Marrone di Chiusa Pesio chromosome 2, ASM4071231v1 DNA encodes these proteins:
- the LOC142623875 gene encoding protein SHORT INTERNODES: MAGFFSLGGGRGRGRGRGGSSEEDQETNNNNPPNEIPPESLFWYKNSEEVSAYKGFELWQQQEQEVLLQQHQQQQRQQLQQQDLYTGLGVGPSRSSINVSDDSSSRSAFMMMRSSSSGGGGGGGGGGGIGGISCQDCGNQAKKDCIHMRCRTCCKSRGFDCHTHVKSTWVPASKRRERQQQLTALQQQQQHQQHQHQLELRGGEHPKRHRENPSTSTLARLHTSASGLEVGNFPSEVSSPAVFRCVRVSSIDDTDDQYAYQTAVNIGGHVFKGILYDQGPETNYSMGGESSSGGGGVHPLNLIAGATTSPTTTHGGAAAMVSSAMALLDPSLYPAPLNSFMAGTQFFQPPRS; this comes from the exons ATGGCTGGGTTTTTCTCATTAGGcggaggaagaggaagaggaagaggaagaggaggtTCAAGcgaagaagatcaagaaactaacaacaacaacccaccaAACGAAATTCCCCCAGAGAGTTTGTTCTGGTACAAGAATAGTGAAGAAGTGTCAGCATACAAGGGTTTCGAGCTATGGcaacaacaagaacaagaagtaCTTCTCCAACAACATCAACAGCAGCAAAGACAGCAACTTCAGCAGCAAGATCTCTACACTGGGTTAGGTGTGGGACCCAGTAGGAGCTCAATCAACGTGTCTGATGATTCGTCGTCGAGATCGGCTTTCATGATGATGAGGTCTTCTTCAtcaggaggaggaggaggaggaggaggaggaggaggaataGGAGGGATAAGCTGCCAAGACTGTGGGAACCAGGCTAAGAAGGACTGCATTCACATGCGGTGTAGGACTTGTTGTAAAAGCCGAGGGTTTGATTGTCATACTCATGTTAAAAGCACTTGGGTCCCGGCTTCTAAGCGCCGCGAGAGACAACAGCAACTCACTGCTttgcagcaacaacaacaacaccaacaacaccaacaccaacttGAGCTTCGTGGTGGAGAACATCCCAAAAGACACAGAGAAAATCCAAGTACTTCCACGCTTGCTCGTTTGCACACAAGTGCGTCAG GGTTAGAAGTGGGAAATTTTCCGTCAGAAGTGAGCTCTCCTGCTGTATTTCGCTGCGTAAGAGTGAGCTCCATTGATGACACAGATGATCAGTATGCATATCAGACGGCTGTGAACATAGGGGGCCATGTTTTCAAGGGCATTCTCTATGACCAAGGCCCAGAAACTAACTACTCCATGGGTGGTGAGAGTTCTTCCGGTGGTGGTGGAGTTCATCCATTGAATCTTATTGCTGGTGCCACTACTAGTCCCACCACAACTCATGGTGGTGCCGCGGCCATGGTTTCGTCAGCCATGGCTCTTCTTGATCCTAGTTTGTACCCAGCTCCGCTTAACTCATTCATGGCTGGTACGCAATTCTTCCAACCCCCAAGAtcttga